Proteins from a single region of Ogataea parapolymorpha DL-1 chromosome IV, whole genome shotgun sequence:
- a CDS encoding Protein ROT1: protein MSWCKLLTLVAISASYVLADDSNLSLNGTWSSKANTVFTGPGFYDPIDELLIEPALPGISYSFHEDGYFEEAIYQVTPNPKNHSCAVAALIFQHGTYEVNSTGSIILTPFEIDGRQLLSDPCNDNGVSTYSRYSQKEVFKSYEVSLDTYHGRYKLRLYESDGSPMQPLYLAYRPPQMLPTITMNPTEDASGASNTESAASSSTGLSKKVKRALENRYRTNAVRKSKYNYDLLWYVSIAMILVGGLMVWRG from the coding sequence ATGAGCTGGTGCAAACTGCTTACTTTGGTCGCGATTTCCGCGTCATACGTTCTCGCAGACGACTCAAACCTTTCGCTTAACGGTACCTGGTCATCTAAGGCAAACACTGTGTTTACGGGACCAGGATTCTATGACCCTATTGATGAACTCTTGATTGAACCAGCACTGCCTGGAATCAGTTACTCATTCCACGAGGACGGCTATTTTGAAGAAGCCATCTACCAAGTCACTCCAAACCCTAAAAACCACTCTTGTGCAGTCGCCGCGCTCATTTTCCAACACGGTACCTATGAAGTCAATTCGACCGGTTCGATCATCCTTACACCATTTGAAATCGACGGTAGACAACTTTTGAGCGATCCTTGCAATGACAACGGTGTGTCCACATATTCCAGGTACTCACAGAAGGAGGTCTTCAAAAGCTACGAAGTGTCCCTGGATACATACCACGGGAGATACAAGTTGAGACTCTACGAGAGCGACGGATCACCAATGCAGCCGTTGTATTTGGCTTACAGACCGCCTCAAATGCTACCAACTATCACCATGAACCCTACAGAGGACGCCAGTGGCGCATCAAATACAGAATCCGCGGCTTCATCATCTACAGGATTATCAAAAAAGGTCAAGAGAGCTTTAGAGAATAGATACAGAACTAACGCTGTGAGGAAGTCCAAATACAACTATGATCTGTTGTGGTATGTGTCAATAGCAATGATCCTTGTGGGAGGATTGATGGTCTGGAGAGGATGA
- a CDS encoding Hydroxymethylglutaryl-CoA synthase, with the protein MTRPQNVGIKAIELYVPGQYVSQADLESFDKVSSGKYTIGLGQTKMAFVNDREDIYSMALTACSNLLKNYNIDPNSIGRLEVGTETLLDKSKSAKSVLMQLFGDNTDIEGVDTLNACYGGTNAVFNAINWVESSAWDGRDAIVVCGDIAIYEKGAARPTGGAGTVAMLIGPDSPLTFEPIRGSYMQHAYDFYKPDFTSEYPVVDGHFSQTCYIKAVDECYANYSKKAAAKGLSKSKFVGVKFFDYNVFHVPNCKLVAKSYGRMLYNDFREDQSGFPDVDVGLASVDYEASLTDKALEKTFVNVAKPLHKERVAPSLEVGTNVGNMYTGSVYGSLASLLYYVGNEALQGKRIGLFSYGSGLAASLFSVKVTGDLSHIIKVLDIQQKLDSRIQKTPEEYEACLSLRERIHLQKSFKPSGDIEYIPKGSYYLAEIDDKFRRTYEIKK; encoded by the coding sequence ATGACTCGCCCTCAAAACGTTGGAATCAAGGCTATTGAACTGTACGTTCCTGGCCAGTATGTCAGCCAGGCTGACCTCGAGTCCTTTGATAAGGTCTCGTCAGGAAAGTATACTATTGGTTTGGGACAGACCAAGATGGCCTTTGTCAACGACAGAGAAGACATTTATTCCATGGCATTGACTGCCTGCAGCAacttgttgaaaaattacaaCATCGACCCTAATTCCATCGGTAGACTGGAGGTGGGAACTGAGACGCTTCTTGACAAGAGCAAGAGTGCCAAGTCCGTGTTGATGCAGCTCTTTGGCGATAACACTGACATTGAGGGTGTGGACACCCTGAATGCATGTTATGGTGGTACCAATGCTGTTTTTAACGCCATCAACTGGGTCGAGTCCTCTGCTTGGGATGGCAGAGACGCGATAGTTGTTTGTGGAGACATCGCCATTTACGAGAAGGGTGCAGCTAGACCAACCGGTGGTGCGGGTACCGTTGCCATGCTGATCGGCCCAGACTCTCCTCTGACATTTGAGCCAATCAGAGGCTCCTACATGCAGCATGCTTACGACTTCTACAAGCCAGATTTCACATCTGAGTATCCTGTGGTTGATGGACACTTCTCGCAAACATGTTACATCAAAGCAGTTGATGAGTGTTACGCCAACTACTCAAAgaaagctgctgccaaaggtTTGAGCAAGTCCAAGTTTGTTGGTGTGAAGTTCTTTGATTACAACGTGTTCCACGTTCCAAACTGCAAGTTGGTTGCCAAATCTTACGGAAGAATGCTGTACAACGATTTCAGAGAGGACCAGTCTGGTTTCCCAGATGTTGATGTCGGGCTCGCTTCCGTTGACTATGAAGCTTCTTTGACTGAcaaggctttggagaaaaccTTCGTCAACGTCGCCAAGCCTCTTCACAAGGAGAGAGTTGCCCCATCTCTGGAGGTGGGAACCAACGTCGGTAACATGTACACTGGATCTGTTTACGGATCGCTGGCTTCTTTGTTGTACTACGTGGGTAACGAGGCACTTCAGGGTAAGAGAATTGGTCTTTTCTCTTACGGATCTGGACTCGCTGCTTCTCTCTTCTCCGTGAAGGTTACTGGTGACCTATCCCACATCATCAAGGTTCTCGATATTCAACAGAAGCTTGATAGCAGAATACAAAAGACTCCAGAGGAGTACGAAGCTTGTTTGAGCTTGAGAGAGAGGATCCACCTGCAAAAGTCCTTCAAGCCATCTGGAGACATCGAATACATTCCAAAGGGATCCTACTACTTGGCCGAGATCGATGACAAGTTCAGAAGAACCtacgagatcaagaaatAG
- a CDS encoding putative secreted protein, translating into MLLRCLRRPALFSGVRAVRPYSTKGKLEDDDDLNFDAVDILKKPNSDQDGLPQFQSFDWFKVFNSPPTEPKKLPAPERVKNLQSELLKYTSMESIEKLVPDFLTAFNNSLSEFGDRFLQDAVAEDETLHMIAEQEGKETAYYQAVVGLLKGQTDIQILNMRLQTPREEVEEGLYSRFVDSLNEDEDKFNIHTVLEEYAKFPVPRAKHIQPEHLETFLEHFKMYCLYLTPELVNLVFQDVIDSGMMITQEELVRSLSCTLASREDFDEDTYRQYKQVFTGSGFELNVEAYNMLLTACIVARNSALFDKILAEMNEAGVQPNRTTFQLMADHCGNLRDTNRLLNLLEMRLVQIPLFLDPNEIATFANALLNCEEQQLAKDMVGVPLLVRDLCIHHNELEISSYDENSLEDQLHMIPYHSPLDMFDFLTRDQRLFMFYPVIPEWTFDTFAEHAESFKEIQDVVQNVRSNSIGVSIPVATKYMELFYQDRKRLRMDLLTNVTDELLSSTQEKALYLISNPQMVQLVVNLGHHFVQTGELPNDDVTKRALKELQTDLDTDAALNTEDALDKRLRNVSSLLNYSLENS; encoded by the coding sequence ATGTTGCTcaggtgtttgaggagaCCCGCTCTGTTTTCAGGTGTGCGTGCTGTGCGTCCGTACTCTACCAAAGGAAAGCTTGAGgatgatgatgatttgAACTTTGATGCCGTGGACATCCTGAAGAAGCCCAACTCAGACCAAGATGGACTGCCCCAGTTCCAATCCTTTGACTGGTTCAAGGTGTTCAATTCTCCCCCAACCGAACCCAAGAAACTCccagctccagaacgtGTTAAGAATCTGCAATCTGAACTGCTCAAGTACACCTCAATGGAGAGtattgagaagctggttCCCGACTTTCTCACCGCTTTCAATAACAGTCTCTCGGAGTTTGGGGACCGGTTTTTGCAGGATGCTGTTGCTGAGGACGAGACGTTGCACATGATTGCTGAACAGGAAGGCAAGGAGACTGCTTATTATCAGGCTGTTGTGGGGTTGTTGAAAGGCCAGACAGATATTCAGATCTTGAACATGCGATTGCAGACTCCCCGCGAAGAGGTAGAGGAAGGTCTTTACAGCCGCTTTGTTGATTCTCTCaacgaagacgaggacaagTTTAACATTCACACCGTATTGGAGGAGTATGCTAAATTTCCTGTTCCTCGGGCCAAGCATATCCAGCCAGAACATCTGGAGACGTTTCTTGAGCATTTCAAAATGTATTGTCTTTACTTGACTCCGGAGCTGGTGAATTTGGTTTTCCAGGACGTCATCGATTCTGGCATGATGATAACgcaggaagagctggtgCGCAGTCTGAGTTGCACATTGGCTAGCAGAGAGGATTTCGACGAGGACACGTACAGACAGTATAAGCAGGTGTTCACGGGGTCTGGGTTCGAGTTGAACGTAGAGGCTTACAACATGTTGTTGACTGCATGTATTGTTGCTCGCAATTCTGCgctgtttgacaagatTCTGGCGGAGATGAACGAGGCCGGAGTGCAGCCTAATAGAACGACGTTCCAGCTGATGGCGGACCATTGCGGGAATCTCAGGGACACTAACAGACTGTTGAACCTGCTGGAGATGCGACTGGTTCAAATCCCGTTATTTCTGGACCCCAACGAGATCGCTACATTTGCAAATGCCTTGCTGAACTGtgaagagcagcagctggctAAAGACATGGTGGGCGTTCCGCTGCTTGTGAGAGACCTGTGCATCCACCACAATGAGCTGGAAATCTCATCGTATGACGAGAACTCGCTGGAAGATCAGCTACACATGATTCCGTACCATTCTCCTCTGGACATGTTTGATTTCCTGACCAGGGACCAGAGGCTTTTTATGTTCTACCCTGTCATTCCGGAATGGACGTTTGACACGTTTGCAGAGCACGCTGAGTCATTCAAAGAGATCCAGGACGTGGTGCAGAACGTGCGCTCGAATTCTATCGGAGTTTCCATTCCTGTGGCTACCAAATACATGGAATTGTTTTACCAAGACCGAAAACGCCTGAGAATGGATCTTCTCACGAACGTGACCGACGAGCTGCTAAGCTCCACACAAGAAAAGGCGCTGTATTTGATCAGCAATCCACAGATGGTTCAGCTGGTGGTAAATCTTGGCCACCATTTTGTGCAGACGGGAGAGCTGCCGAACGATGACGTGACAAAACGCGCTCTCAAAGAACTACAAACAGATCTCGACACTGACGCCGCACTAAACACTGAGGATGCTCTCGATAAGCGATTACGCAATGTGTCATCTTTGCTGAATTACTCATTAGAAAATTCTTAG
- a CDS encoding Mitochondrial import inner membrane translocase subunit TIM13 — MSSFLGLGGSKSNSGAGSSLSSVQTQQVKDQVKSSIATEMATAYATSLVNSLTENCFDKCILQPSSSLTSVEENCINDCASKFMRSWNLISKSYIARINNP; from the coding sequence atgTCGTCCTTTCTCGGGTTAGGAGGCTCCAAAAGCAACTCAGGCGCGGGCTCCTCGTTGAGCTCCGTGCAGACTCAGCAGGTCAAGGACCAAGTCAAGTCTTCCATCGCCACGGAAATGGCCACCGCATACGCTACCTCACTAGTGAACTCATTGACTGAAAATTGTTTCGATAAGTGTATCTTACAGCCATCATCTAGCTTGACTTCTGTTGAAGAGAACTGCATTAACGACTGTGCGTCCAAGTTCATGAGATCGTGGAACCTGATTTCTAAGTCATACATTGCTAGGATCAACAATCCATAA